In Papaver somniferum cultivar HN1 chromosome 1, ASM357369v1, whole genome shotgun sequence, a genomic segment contains:
- the LOC113298279 gene encoding uncharacterized protein LOC113298279: MGFPYFPLSLLFSFLQLLLIVNGRNLSESSSTPINQDLYHSSDALEEQIRDLVSRHPNKLRIETIKTQNQGYLAEISVVTYSHSNNEIDNKSKFRILLSFGQHGRELITTELALRLLSILSEEQRIPNSDPVFLNRTLDNLVIKVVPMENLNGRKLVEAGDLCERRNGRGVDLNRNWSVDWGKKEKDYDPYEENPGSGPFSEPETQIMRKISQSFDPHVWINVHSGMEALFMPYDHRNTTPHGLASHAMRSLLENLNDLHCQGRCLVGSGGGSVGYLAHGTATDYMYEVTKVPMTFTFEIYGDTDASSKDCFKMFNPTDTITFNRVLNDWCGAFFTIFKTAKWRLDETYSNASIENVGKLESINEYLEGYLMERSSRYGKRTEVLELGMQEIRTYFRLFLLSSVLLMFMFCSRISKSKCPSIRPLV; encoded by the exons ATGGGTTTTCCTTACTTTCCTCTCTCTCTTCTCTTTAGTTTTCTGCAACTTTTGTTGATTGTTAATGGAAGAAATCTATCTGAGTCTTCTTCTACCCCGATCAATCAGGATCTATACCATTCCAG TGATGCTTTGGAGGAACAAATCAGAGATTTAGTGAGTCGTCACCCTAATAAATTGAGA ATAGAAACAATTAAGACCCAGAATCAGGGTTATTTGGCAGAGATATCAGTAGTTACTTACAGCCACTCCAACAACGAAATTGATAACAAATCGAAGTTCCGGATACTTCTT AGTTTTGGACAGCATGGAAGGGAACTTATCACTACAGAACTCGCTTTACGCCTATTGTCCATCTTAAGTGAAGAGCAGCGGATCCCAAACAGTGATCCAGTTTTCTTAAACCGTACGCTTGATAATCTTGTGATTAAG GTGGTACCTATGGAGAATTTGAACGGACGTAAACTTGTTGAAGCTGGGGATCTTTGTGAGAGGAGAAATG GAAGGGGAGTTGATCTGAACCGAAATTGGAGTGTAGACTGGGGTAAAAAGGAGAAG GACTACGATCCATATGAAGAGAATCCAGGAAGTGGTCCTTTTAGTGAGCCAGAGACCCAAATAATGCGAAAAATCTCCCAATCATTTGATCCACATGTGTGGATTAATGTGCACTCTGGAATGGAG GCTCTCTTCATGCCATACGATCATAGGAACACAACCCCGCACGGATTGGCATCCCATGCTATGAGGTCACTACTCGAAAACTTGAATGACCTTCACTGCCAGGGGCGATGCTTAGTTGGATCTGGTGGCGGCTCTGTGGG GTATCTTGCACATGGGACTGCGACAGATTACATGTATGAAGTTACCAAGGTGCCCATGACGTTCACCTTTGAG ATCTATGGAGACACAGATGCCTCGTCGAAAGACTGCTTTAAAATGTTCAATCCCACTGATACCATAACCTTCAAT AGAGTCCTGAACGATTGGTGTGGTGCATTCTTCACGATTTTCAAAACGGCCAAGTGGAGGTTGGATGAAACTTACTCGAACGCATCCATTGAGAATGTGGGGAAATTAGAATCTATAAATGAATATTTAGAAGGGTATTTGATGGAGAGAAGCAGTAGATATGGCAAGAGGACGGAAGTCCTTGAGTTAGGAATGCAAGAAATAAGAACGTACTTTAGATTGTTTCTATTATCATCAGTTCtattaatgttcatgttctgttctAGAATTTCTAAGAGCAAGTGTCCTTCTATCAGACCACTTGTATAA